Proteins from a single region of Corvus moneduloides isolate bCorMon1 chromosome 19, bCorMon1.pri, whole genome shotgun sequence:
- the PIK3R5 gene encoding phosphoinositide 3-kinase regulatory subunit 5 isoform X1: protein MQHTTCTEDRIYHALERCLHGLSRDAVSSRWAAGLCLNCWSLQELVSRDAGNYLILVEKILSKTKEVQERCDYDLVTPLALLFYCAVLYAPHLPPGSELLLKAARVYHSFLTWPVPYCDTFRELLTFISNELKAPGITFQRLVRTEQGLPVKNYQSSTVTVLLLNRSEVQSEFLSIAEKLSSSEPPQHSTLVLLLEHLYQANFGTRCDLDRLHPLLKSKPLEELLELYASAADAQEAAAASSDPALARERLQAVLRDIAGAASFPAITGEAQPRKLHPIPIPPARCYTYSWDQDNFDILNDVLSKECSTAEPLASENEEEDEEEDVEDVETDGGSPEQDSLLAPLCAISSDSVYSVLSEEGSRPSRVSLFTSSKDSISELTVVSRKSLKSFVSSLKDCMDSGYAEDSDESSLDTAGRTEPKADKAPRCRQSLTNRLYKLFKSKSQLVLRRELRHCPGPCSLSLPLRRAESLCASPAQPRVPARSRRALSLPQHGPGQCGPAPLAPRPLGLPRRPFLSYDEEAKVATLRVVVFGSDRISGKVARAYSDLRLKESSCPSLTRYFRLQFFYVPVKRSCVAPSTPQMHHHPSPSLGDPSPRAQDPSLAGMESSTNDISHYIGLLDPWYERNVLGLMNLPMDVLCQCAKPEAEPQEDSQEQLPILADMILYYCRFATRPVLLQLYQTELTFIGGEKRTEVFIHSLELGHSAATRAIKASGPGSKRLGIDGDREAIPLTLQIAYSKTAASGRSHWNDVEKVCTSVNLSKACRKHEELASKTECLNLTMTEVVKRQNSKSKKSFNQQISVSQIKVDKAQIIGVQSSFAVCLDQDEQKILQSVTRCEISVCYKPRDSDPLALRGSPGPAQDSEFHSLLCLPIATFSGALP from the exons ATGCAGCACACCACGTGCACGGAGGACAGGATCTACCACGCACTGGAAAGGTGTCTCCACGGGCTTAGCAGGGACGCTGTGTCCAGCAGATGGGCTG ccgGGCTGTGCCTGAACTGCTGgagcctgcaggagctggtgagCCGGGACGCCGGTAACTACCTCATCCTGGTGGAGAAGATCCTGAGCAAGACCAAAGAG GTGCAGGAGAGGTGCGACTACGACCTGGTGACGCCCCTGGCCCTGCTTTTCTACTGCGCCGTGCTCTAT gctcctCACCTCCCACCCggctctgagctgctcctgaaAGCTGCCAGGGTCTACCACAGCTTCCTGACCTGGCCCGTGCCCTACTGTGACACCTTCCGGGAGCTGCTCACCTTCATCAGCAACGAGCTGAAGGCACCAG GGATCACTTTCCAGAGGCTGGTGAGgacggagcaggggctgcctgtGAAGAACTACCAGAGCTCCACGGT gacggtgctgctgctgaaccGCTCGGAGGTGCAGAGCGAGTTCCTGTCCATCGCCGAGAAGCTGAGCTCCAGCGAGCCCCCCCAGCACTCCACGCTGGTGCTGCTCCTCGAGCACCTCTACCAGGCCAACTTCGGCACCCGCTGCGACCTGGACAGGCTGCACCCCCTCCTCAAG TCCAAGCCCCTggaggagctcctggagctctaCGCCAGCGCTGCCGATGCGCAGGAGGCGGCGGCCGCCAGCAGTGACCCCGCGCTGGCCCGGGAGCggctccaggctgtgctgcgCGACATCGCCGGGGCCGCCTCCTTTCCTGCCATCACAG gcGAGGCCCAGCCCCGCAAGCtccaccccatccccatcccccccGCTCGCTGCTACACCTACAGCTGGGACCAGGACAACTTCG ACATCCTCAACGATGTCCTCAGCAAGgagtgcagcactgctgagccccTGGCCTCGgagaatgaggaggaggatgaggaggaggatgtggagGATGTGGAGACCGACGGCGGCTCCCCCGAGCAGGACTCGCTGCTGGCCCCGCTCTGTGCCATCTCCAGTGACTCTGTGTACTCGGTGCTGTCCGAGGAGGGCTCCAGGCCCTCGCGGGTGTCGCTCTTCACCTCATCCAAGGACTCCATCTCGGAGCTGACCGTGGTCTCCAGGAAGTCCCTGAAGTCGTTCGTGTCCAGCCTGAAGGACTGCATGGACAGCGGCTATGCCGAGGACAGCGATGAGAGCTCCCTGGACACGGCGGGCAGGACGGAGCCGAAGGCGGACAAGGCCCCCAGGTGCCGGCAGTCGCTGACCAACAGGCTCTACAAACTGTTCAAGAGCAAGAGCCAGCTGGTGCTGCGGCGGGAGCTGCGGCACTGCCCGGGGCCGTGCTCGCTGTCGCTGCCGCTGCGGCGCGCCGAGAGCCTGTGCGCGTCCCCGGCGCAGCCGCGCGTCCCcgcgcgctcccgccgcgcGCTCTCGCTGCCGCAGCACGGCCCGGGCCAGTGCGGGCCCGCCCCGCTCGCCCCCCGGCCCCTCGGGCTGCCCCGCCGCCCCTTCCTCAGCTACGACGAGGAGGCCAAGGTGGCCACGCTCCGCGTCGTGGTGTTCGGCTCCGACCGCATCTCGGGCAAGGTGGCCCGCGCCTACAGCGACCTCAG GCTCAAGGagagctcctgcccctccctgaCACGGTACTTCAGGCTGCAGTTTTTCTACGTCCCCGTGAAGAGGAGCTGCGTGGCTCCATCGACCCCACAGATGCATCATCACCCCTCGCCGTCCCTGGGGGACCCCTCGCCCCGGGCACAG GACCCTtccctggctgggatggagagcAGCACCAACGACATCTCCCACTACATCGGCCTGCTGGACCCCTGGTACGAGCGCAACGTCCTGGGGCTGATGAACCTGCCCATGGACGTCCTGTGCCAG TGTGCCAAGCCCGAGGCTGAGCCCCAGGAGGactcccaggagcagctgcccatCCTGGCAGACATGATCCTGTACTACTGCCGCTTCGCCACGCGCCccgtgctgctgcagctctacCAGACTGAG CTCACCTTCATTGGGGGAGAGAAGAGGACCGAGGTCTTCATCcactccctggagctggggcacTCAGCAGCCACCAGGGCCATCAAGGCCTCAG GTCCAGGCAGCAAAAGGCTGGGAATAGATGGAGACAGGGAAGCAATCCCACTGACACTACAGATTGCGTACAGCAAG acgGCTGCCAGCGGCAGGAGCCACTGGAATGACGTGGAGAAGGTCTGCACGTCCGTCAACCTCAGCAAGGCCTGCAGGAAGCACGAGGAGCTCG cctcGAAGACAGAATGTCTCAACCTAACCATGACCGAGGTGGTCAAGAGGCAGAACTCCAAATCCAAGAAAAGTTTCAATCAG CAGATCAGCGTGTCCCAGATCAAAGTGGACAAGGCCCAGATCATCGGGGTCCAGTCGTCCTTCGCCGTGTGCCTGGACCAGGATGAGCAGAAGATCCTGCAGAGCGTAACCAG GTGTGAGATCTCCGTGTGCTACAAGCCCAGGGACAGCGACCCCCTGGCCCTGCGAGGGTCCCCTGGGCCTGCCCAGGACTCCGAGTTCCACTCCCTGCTGTGTTTGCCCATTGCCACCTTCAGTGGGGCCCTGCCGTAG
- the PIK3R5 gene encoding phosphoinositide 3-kinase regulatory subunit 5 isoform X2 → MQHTTCTEDRIYHALERCLHGLSRDAVSSRWAAGLCLNCWSLQELVSRDAGNYLILVEKILSKTKEVQERCDYDLVTPLALLFYCAVLYAPHLPPGSELLLKAARVYHSFLTWPVPYCDTFRELLTFISNELKAPGITFQRLVRTEQGLPVKNYQSSTVTVLLLNRSEVQSEFLSIAEKLSSSEPPQHSTLVLLLEHLYQANFGTRCDLDRLHPLLKSKPLEELLELYASAADAQEAAAASSDPALARERLQAVLRDIAGAASFPAITGEAQPRKLHPIPIPPARCYTYSWDQDNFDILNDVLSKECSTAEPLASENEEEDEEEDVEDVETDGGSPEQDSLLAPLCAISSDSVYSVLSEEGSRPSRVSLFTSSKDSISELTVVSRKSLKSFVSSLKDCMDSGYAEDSDESSLDTAGRTEPKADKAPRCRQSLTNRLYKLFKSKSQLVLRRELRHCPGPCSLSLPLRRAESLCASPAQPRVPARSRRALSLPQHGPGQCGPAPLAPRPLGLPRRPFLSYDEEAKVATLRVVVFGSDRISGKVARAYSDLRLKESSCPSLTRYFRLQFFYVPVKRSCVAPSTPQMHHHPSPSLGDPSPRAQDPSLAGMESSTNDISHYIGLLDPWYERNVLGLMNLPMDVLCQCAKPEAEPQEDSQEQLPILADMILYYCRFATRPVLLQLYQTELTFIGGEKRTEVFIHSLELGHSAATRAIKASGPGSKRLGIDGDREAIPLTLQIAYSKTAASGRSHWNDVEKVCTSVNLSKACRKHEELASKTECLNLTMTEVVKRQNSKSKKSFNQISVSQIKVDKAQIIGVQSSFAVCLDQDEQKILQSVTRCEISVCYKPRDSDPLALRGSPGPAQDSEFHSLLCLPIATFSGALP, encoded by the exons ATGCAGCACACCACGTGCACGGAGGACAGGATCTACCACGCACTGGAAAGGTGTCTCCACGGGCTTAGCAGGGACGCTGTGTCCAGCAGATGGGCTG ccgGGCTGTGCCTGAACTGCTGgagcctgcaggagctggtgagCCGGGACGCCGGTAACTACCTCATCCTGGTGGAGAAGATCCTGAGCAAGACCAAAGAG GTGCAGGAGAGGTGCGACTACGACCTGGTGACGCCCCTGGCCCTGCTTTTCTACTGCGCCGTGCTCTAT gctcctCACCTCCCACCCggctctgagctgctcctgaaAGCTGCCAGGGTCTACCACAGCTTCCTGACCTGGCCCGTGCCCTACTGTGACACCTTCCGGGAGCTGCTCACCTTCATCAGCAACGAGCTGAAGGCACCAG GGATCACTTTCCAGAGGCTGGTGAGgacggagcaggggctgcctgtGAAGAACTACCAGAGCTCCACGGT gacggtgctgctgctgaaccGCTCGGAGGTGCAGAGCGAGTTCCTGTCCATCGCCGAGAAGCTGAGCTCCAGCGAGCCCCCCCAGCACTCCACGCTGGTGCTGCTCCTCGAGCACCTCTACCAGGCCAACTTCGGCACCCGCTGCGACCTGGACAGGCTGCACCCCCTCCTCAAG TCCAAGCCCCTggaggagctcctggagctctaCGCCAGCGCTGCCGATGCGCAGGAGGCGGCGGCCGCCAGCAGTGACCCCGCGCTGGCCCGGGAGCggctccaggctgtgctgcgCGACATCGCCGGGGCCGCCTCCTTTCCTGCCATCACAG gcGAGGCCCAGCCCCGCAAGCtccaccccatccccatcccccccGCTCGCTGCTACACCTACAGCTGGGACCAGGACAACTTCG ACATCCTCAACGATGTCCTCAGCAAGgagtgcagcactgctgagccccTGGCCTCGgagaatgaggaggaggatgaggaggaggatgtggagGATGTGGAGACCGACGGCGGCTCCCCCGAGCAGGACTCGCTGCTGGCCCCGCTCTGTGCCATCTCCAGTGACTCTGTGTACTCGGTGCTGTCCGAGGAGGGCTCCAGGCCCTCGCGGGTGTCGCTCTTCACCTCATCCAAGGACTCCATCTCGGAGCTGACCGTGGTCTCCAGGAAGTCCCTGAAGTCGTTCGTGTCCAGCCTGAAGGACTGCATGGACAGCGGCTATGCCGAGGACAGCGATGAGAGCTCCCTGGACACGGCGGGCAGGACGGAGCCGAAGGCGGACAAGGCCCCCAGGTGCCGGCAGTCGCTGACCAACAGGCTCTACAAACTGTTCAAGAGCAAGAGCCAGCTGGTGCTGCGGCGGGAGCTGCGGCACTGCCCGGGGCCGTGCTCGCTGTCGCTGCCGCTGCGGCGCGCCGAGAGCCTGTGCGCGTCCCCGGCGCAGCCGCGCGTCCCcgcgcgctcccgccgcgcGCTCTCGCTGCCGCAGCACGGCCCGGGCCAGTGCGGGCCCGCCCCGCTCGCCCCCCGGCCCCTCGGGCTGCCCCGCCGCCCCTTCCTCAGCTACGACGAGGAGGCCAAGGTGGCCACGCTCCGCGTCGTGGTGTTCGGCTCCGACCGCATCTCGGGCAAGGTGGCCCGCGCCTACAGCGACCTCAG GCTCAAGGagagctcctgcccctccctgaCACGGTACTTCAGGCTGCAGTTTTTCTACGTCCCCGTGAAGAGGAGCTGCGTGGCTCCATCGACCCCACAGATGCATCATCACCCCTCGCCGTCCCTGGGGGACCCCTCGCCCCGGGCACAG GACCCTtccctggctgggatggagagcAGCACCAACGACATCTCCCACTACATCGGCCTGCTGGACCCCTGGTACGAGCGCAACGTCCTGGGGCTGATGAACCTGCCCATGGACGTCCTGTGCCAG TGTGCCAAGCCCGAGGCTGAGCCCCAGGAGGactcccaggagcagctgcccatCCTGGCAGACATGATCCTGTACTACTGCCGCTTCGCCACGCGCCccgtgctgctgcagctctacCAGACTGAG CTCACCTTCATTGGGGGAGAGAAGAGGACCGAGGTCTTCATCcactccctggagctggggcacTCAGCAGCCACCAGGGCCATCAAGGCCTCAG GTCCAGGCAGCAAAAGGCTGGGAATAGATGGAGACAGGGAAGCAATCCCACTGACACTACAGATTGCGTACAGCAAG acgGCTGCCAGCGGCAGGAGCCACTGGAATGACGTGGAGAAGGTCTGCACGTCCGTCAACCTCAGCAAGGCCTGCAGGAAGCACGAGGAGCTCG cctcGAAGACAGAATGTCTCAACCTAACCATGACCGAGGTGGTCAAGAGGCAGAACTCCAAATCCAAGAAAAGTTTCAATCAG ATCAGCGTGTCCCAGATCAAAGTGGACAAGGCCCAGATCATCGGGGTCCAGTCGTCCTTCGCCGTGTGCCTGGACCAGGATGAGCAGAAGATCCTGCAGAGCGTAACCAG GTGTGAGATCTCCGTGTGCTACAAGCCCAGGGACAGCGACCCCCTGGCCCTGCGAGGGTCCCCTGGGCCTGCCCAGGACTCCGAGTTCCACTCCCTGCTGTGTTTGCCCATTGCCACCTTCAGTGGGGCCCTGCCGTAG